CACCTGAAAAGCAGGACAGACCGGAGCGCGCAAGCGGTTCCCCGGCGGTCGGTCTATCGGAGTTTCTGGAAGTGGGCGATCGCGCGGCTTATTTCTTGGCCGGTCGCTTTAGGCTGACTTCTTCAAGTTCTCCCAGCTGGAAGGTGACGAGCTTGTCCCAGTTGCCGTTTTCGAACAGAACGGCAGCGTTGCCGTCGGCAACCCGCTGGACCAGTCCTTCAAAGCGGTAGTAGGTATCCTCGGGATTGGTAACGCGCACTTTCGCGCCCGGCAAGATCAAGCTCATGAGTTGTCGCGAGATAGGTAATGGACGGGGCAGATAGGCAAACTGCCAGGGGAGCTGCCAGCGGCCTATTGGGGATCGTACCGCTTGGCGGTCCGCGATCGCTGGGATCTTCCTGGCAAGTCGCGCGATCGCCACTATCGGCAACAACCGACGCTGCTAGCGGACCCTTGCCGGGGAGGGGAATACCGAGGGCTTCGAGGAGTTCGGGGCGCGGTTCGCAAGCGACGCGGGCAATTTGTCGGTTGTCGGTGAACCAAGGCTGCAGGATTTTTTGGTGGCATCGCGATCGCGGGTGCTATGTTAGGCGGCTGCTAAGGAGGTGTGGCGATCGATTTGGACGGATGGCTTGCAAGGCGGCCGCGATCGAGCCCCTCGGCAGTTCTGGGGCTAAGCGCTGATGCCCATCCTCTGCAGCATCACTTCAAGGGTCTTGTAGGA
This genomic stretch from Rubidibacter lacunae KORDI 51-2 harbors:
- a CDS encoding NAD(P)H dehydrogenase subunit NdhS, with the protein product MILPGAKVRVTNPEDTYYRFEGLVQRVADGNAAVLFENGNWDKLVTFQLGELEEVSLKRPAKK